Proteins from one Silurus meridionalis isolate SWU-2019-XX chromosome 3, ASM1480568v1, whole genome shotgun sequence genomic window:
- the si:dkey-192g7.3 gene encoding uncharacterized protein si:dkey-192g7.3, translated as MSRSAVVMWLLAVFCFDSKAAKTSESINVIAGQNVMLPCPCSEDTERVVWQIGEEIVVNQCCENHPQDQFYVNRTQVFLLSAKGNCSLLLRNVALKDATEFTCYTFDSESFQDMQKVTLNVEEPYINSQSHTSSHIVLPTPGTRNEPHTGFSVGVPITLILVILFGLIVALFIRKHRQRQPRMMEIEKPHLRLPIVDHTPV; from the exons ACAGCAAAGCAGCAAAGACATCTGAGAGTATAAACGTCATTGCTGGGCAGAATGTGATGCTGCCATGCCCTTGCTCTGAAGATACTGAAAGGGTTGTATGGCAGATTGGCGAGGAGATAGTTGTAAATCAGTGTTGTGAGAACCATCCACAAGATCAATTCTATGTAAACAGAACCCAAGTCTTCCTATTGTCTGCAAAAGGAAACTGCTCACTACTTCTTCGTAATGTGGCCTTGAAAGATGCGACTGAGTTTACATGTTATACTTTTGATAGTGAAAGCTTCCAAGACATGCAGAAAGTTACATTGAATGTTGAAG agcCATATATAAATAGCCAGAGTCATACAAGTTCTCATATTGTTCTGCCTACTCCAG gAACTAGAAATGAACCTCATACAGGATTTTCAGTTGGAGTTCCCATAACATTGATACTGGTAATCCTGTTTGGACTGATTGTGGCACTTTTTATCAGAAAGCATCGGCAGAGGCAGCCAAGGatg ATGGAGATCGAGAAACCACATTTAAGACTGCCTATAGTGGACCACACTCCTGTGTGA